The proteins below are encoded in one region of Eulemur rufifrons isolate Redbay chromosome 2, OSU_ERuf_1, whole genome shotgun sequence:
- the DDX39A gene encoding ATP-dependent RNA helicase DDX39A, with translation MAEQDMENELLDYEEDEEPQVPPESTPAPPKKDVKGSYVSIHSSGFRDFLLKPELLRAIVDCGFEHPSEVQHECIPQAILGMDVLCQAKSGMGKTAVFVLATLQQIEPVNGQVTVLVMCHTRELAFQISKEYERFSKYMPSVKVSVFFGGLSIKKDEEVLKKNCPHVVVGTPGRILALVRNRSLNLKNVKHFVLDECDKMLEQLDMRRDVQEIFRLTPHEKQCMMFSATLSKEIRPVCRKFMQDPMEVFVDDETKLTLHGLQQYYVKLKDSEKNRKLFDLLDVLEFNQVVIFVKSVQRCMALAQLLVEQNFPAIAIHRGMAQEERLSRYQQFKDFQRRILVATNLFGRGMDIERVNIVFNYDMPEDSDTYLHRVARAGRFGTKGLAITFVSDENDAKILNDVQDRFEVNVAELPEEIDISTYIEQSR, from the exons ATGGCAGAACAGGACATGGAAAATGAGCTTCTGGATTACGAGGAAGATGAAGAGCCCCAGGTTCCTCCAGAGAGCACTCCGGCTCCCCCTAAGAAAGACGTCAAGGGATCCTATGTTTCCATCCACAGCTCTGGCTTCCGGGACTTTCTGTTGAAGCCAGAGCTCCTGAGGGCCATCGTGGACTGTGGCTTTGAGCATCCGTCTGAGG TCCAGCATGAGTGCATTCCCCAGGCCATCCTGGGCATGGACGTCTTGTGCCAGGCCAAGTCCGGGATGGGCAAGACGGCGGTGTTCGTGCTGGCCACCCTGCAGCAGATTGAGCCTGTGAACGGACAG GTGACGGTCCTGGTCATGTGCCACACAAGAGAGCTGGCCTTCCAGATCAGCAAGGAGTATGAGCGCTTCTCCAAGTACATGCCCAGTGTCAAG GTGTCTGTGTTCTTCGGTGGCCTCTCCATTAAGAAGGACGAAGAGGTGTTGAAGAAGAACTGTCCCCACGTCGTTGTGGGGACCCCAGGCCGGATCCTGGCACTTGTGCGGAACAGGAGCCTCAACCTGAAGAACGTGAAGCACTTTGTGCTGGACGAGTGTGACAAGATGCTGGAGCAGCTGG ACATGCGGCGGGACGTGCAGGAGATCTTCCGCCTGACGCCCCACGAGAAGCAGTGCATGATGTTCAGCGCCACGCTGAGCAAGGAGATCCGCCCCGTCTGCAGGAAGTTCATGCAGGAT CCCATGGAAGTGTTTGTGGACGACGAGACCAAGCTCACACTGCACGGACTGCAGCAGTACTACGTCAAGCTCAAGGACAGCGAGAAGAACCGCAAGCTCTTTGATCTCCTGGATGTGCTAGAGTTTAACCAG GTGGTCATCTTTGTCAAGTCAGTGCAGCGCTGCATGGCCCTGGCCCAGCTCCTTGTGGAGCAGAACTTCCCGGCCATCGCCATCCACCGCGGCATGGCCCAGGAGGAGCG CCTGTCACGCTATCAGCAGTTCAAGGATTTCCAGCGGCGGATCCTGGTGGCCACCAATCTGTTTGGCCGGGGGATGGACATTGAGCGAGTCAACATCGTCTTCAACTATGATATGCCCGAGGACTCGGACACCTACCTGCACCGG GTGGCCCGTGCAGGTCGCTTTGGCACCAAAGGCCTGGCCATCACATTTGTGTCTGACGAGAACGATGCCAAAATCCTCAATGACGTCCAGGACCGGTTTGAAGTGAATGTGGCAGAACTTCCAGAGGAAATTGACATTTCCACATACA TTGAGCAGAGCCGGTAA
- the ADGRE5 gene encoding adhesion G protein-coupled receptor E5 isoform X1, translating into MGGGGGSGVLLALCVLLTLSEAESQNSGGCTRWCPRNARCVNATACQCKPGFSSSTEEIFSDLTVSCDDINECAPPTNVFCGKLADCQNVEGSYYCTCSPGYAPTSGAKKFYNESGNTCQDVDECQQSPRVCKSYGICSNTLGGYTCHCPPGFVLQPEDPKLCADVNECTSGQNLCHNSTHCLNKVGSYECQCRPGWKPVPGSPNGPTDTVCEDVDECGSGQPPCHASTMCFNTVGSYKCHCRPGWKPRPGLPNNQNITVCEETPFTHWTPPPGIRSRTLSNFFNKVQDLGKDFKPASAKDIIQNLIKLVDELMEARGDMDDLAPPIRHLIATHLLSGLEEVLRALAKTLPEEPITYRSPSGTELTLIIQEQGNKNVTMGQSHARMLLNWAVAARAGDSGPTVAGIFSSQNMEKLLANASLDLEPKKQAQLEETHESPVHGAQVRILSAVNSVFLSNTNTEKLASPITFAFSHKHETPGTGEELICAFWKGDSNISGHWATTGCRMLGSRNGSTTCQCSHLSSFAILMAHYDVQDWKLALITRVGLALSLVCLLLCILTFLLVRPIQGSRTTIHLHLCICLFVGSAIFLAGIENQSGQVGLRCRLVAGLLHYCFLAAFCWMSLEGLELYFLVVRVFQGQGLRKRWLCLIGYGVPLLIVAISAAFYSEGYGRTTFCWLSFKYGFLWSFLGPVIFIVSCNAVIFVTTVWKLAQKFSEISPDMKKLKKARVLTITAIAQLFVLGCTWVFGLFLFNPHNWVLSYVFTILNCLQGLFLYLLHCLLNRKVREEYRKWACLIAGNKYSEFASSTTNTSHNQMTRALRPSESGM; encoded by the exons CGCTGTGTGTCTTGCTCACTCTGTCGGAAGCCGAATCCCAGAACTCCGGGG GCTGTACCCGGTGGTGCCCTCGGAACGCCAGATGTGTTAATGCCACTGCCTGTCAATGCAAGCCGGGATTCAGTTCCTCCACTGAAGAGATCTTCAGCGACCTCACGGTGTCTTGTGATG ACATCAACGAGTGTGCGCCACCCACGAACGTGTTCTGCGGAAAACTCGCAGACTGCCAGAACGTGGAAGGGAGCTACTACTGCACATGCAGCCCAGGATATGCGCCCACCTCTGGGGCAAAAAAATTCTACAATGAGAGTGGGAACACGTGTCAAG ACGTGGACGAATGTCAGCAGAGCCCGCGGGTCTGCAAAAGCTACGGCATCTGCAGCAACACCCTGGGCGGCTACACCTGCCACTGCCCGCCCGGCTTTGTGCTCCAACCGGAGGACCCAAAGCTCTGCGCAG ACGTGAATGAATGCACCTCGGGACAAAACCTGTGCCACAACTCCACCCACTGCCTCAACAAAGTGGGTAGCTATGAGTGCCAGTGCCGCCCGGGCTGGAAGCCGGTTCCCGGGTCCCCCAACGGCCCCACTGACACCGTCTGCGAAG ATGTGGACGAGTGCGGCTCCGGGCAGCCTCCCTGCCACGCGTCCACCATGTGCTTCAACACCGTGGGATCGTACAAGTGCCACTGCCGCCCAGGCTGGAAGCCCAGACCTGGGCTCCCGAATAACCAAAACATCACTGTCTGTGAAG AGACGCCCTTTACCCACTGGACCCCGCCCCCGGGCATCCGCAGCCGG actCTTTCCAACTTCTTCAACAAAGTCCAGGATCTCGGTAAAGACTTCAAGCCAGCCTCAGCCAAGGACATCATTCAG AACCTCATTAAGTTGGTGGACGAGCTGATGGAAGCCCGTGGGGACATGGACGACCTGGCCCCTCCCATCCGGCACCTGATAGCCACCCATCTGCTCTCGGGCCTCGAAGAAGTCCTGAGGGCCCTGGCCAAGACCTTGCCTGAAGAGCCCATCACCTACCGTTCCCCTTCGGGCACAG AACTGACCCTGATAATTCAGGAGCAGGGGAACAAGAATGTCACCATGGGTCAGAGCCACGCACGGATGCTACTGAACTGGGCTGTAGCAGCGAGAGCCGGGGACTCGG GCCCCACTGTGGCAGGCATCTTCTCCAGCCAGAACATGGAGAAACTGCTGGCCAATGCCTCCTTGGACCTGGAGCCCAAGAAGCAAGCCCAGCTGGAAGAGACCCATGAAAGTCCTGTCCACGGCGCCCAGGTCAGGATCCTCTCGGCCGTGAACTCTGTCTTTCTGAGCAACACCAACACGGAGAAACTGGCCTCTCCCATCACTTTTGCCTTCTCCCACAAA CACGAGACACCGGGGACTGGGGAGGAGCTCATCTGTGCCTTCTGGAAGGGTGACAGCAACATAAGTGGACACTGGGCCACCACAGGCTGCCGGATGTTGGGCAGCCGGAATGGCAGCACCACCTGCCAGTGCAGCCACCTGAGCAGCTTTGCCATCCTCATGGCGCACTACGACGTGCAG GACTGGAAGCTGGCCCTTATCACCAGGGTGGGACTGGCGCTGTCGCTGGTCTGTTTGCTGCTGTGCATTCTCACCTTCCTGCTGGTGCGGCCCATCCAGGGCTCGCGCACCACCATACACCTGCACCTGTGCATCTGCCTCTTCGTGGGCTCCGCCATCTTCCTGGCTGGCATCGAAAACCAAAGTGGCCAG GTAGGGCTGCGCTGCCGCCTGGTGGCCGGGCTGCTGCACTACTGCTTCCTGGCCGCCTTCTGCTGGATGAGCCTCGAAGGCCTGGAGCTCTACTTCCTCGTGGTGCGCGTGTTCCAGGGCCAGGGCCTCCGCAAGCGCTGGCTCTGCCTGATCGGCTATGGTGTGCCCCTGCTCATCGTCGCCATCTCGGCGGCCTTCTATAGCGAGGGCTACGGCCGCACCACCTT ctGCTGGTTGTCCTTTAAGTATGGCTTCCTCTGGAGCTTCCTGGGACCCGTGATCTTCATCGTTTCG TGCAATGCTGTCATCTTCGTGACTACTGTCTGGAAGCTGGCTCAGAAGTTTTCTGAAATCAGTCCGgacatgaagaaattaaagaaggccAG GGTGCTGACCATCACTGCCATCGCCCAGCTCTTCGTGTTGGGTTGCACCTGGGTCTTCGGCCTGTTCCTCTTCAACCCACACAACTGGGTGCTGTCCTACGTCTTCACCATCCTCAACTGCCTGCAGGGCCTCTTCCTGTACTTGCTGCACTGCCTGCTCAACCGGAAG GTGCGGGAAGAGTACCGGAAGTGGGCCTGCCTAATTGCTGGGAACAAGTACTCAGAGTTCGCCTCTTCCACAACTAACACAAGCCACAATCAGATGACTCGG GCCCTCAGGCCCTCAGAGTCCGGCATGTGA
- the ADGRE5 gene encoding adhesion G protein-coupled receptor E5 isoform X2 — MGGGGGSGVLLALCVLLTLSEAESQNSGGCTRWCPRNARCVNATACQCKPGFSSSTEEIFSDLTVSCDDINECAPPTNVFCGKLADCQNVEGSYYCTCSPGYAPTSGAKKFYNESGNTCQDVNECTSGQNLCHNSTHCLNKVGSYECQCRPGWKPVPGSPNGPTDTVCEDVDECGSGQPPCHASTMCFNTVGSYKCHCRPGWKPRPGLPNNQNITVCEETPFTHWTPPPGIRSRTLSNFFNKVQDLGKDFKPASAKDIIQNLIKLVDELMEARGDMDDLAPPIRHLIATHLLSGLEEVLRALAKTLPEEPITYRSPSGTELTLIIQEQGNKNVTMGQSHARMLLNWAVAARAGDSGPTVAGIFSSQNMEKLLANASLDLEPKKQAQLEETHESPVHGAQVRILSAVNSVFLSNTNTEKLASPITFAFSHKHETPGTGEELICAFWKGDSNISGHWATTGCRMLGSRNGSTTCQCSHLSSFAILMAHYDVQDWKLALITRVGLALSLVCLLLCILTFLLVRPIQGSRTTIHLHLCICLFVGSAIFLAGIENQSGQVGLRCRLVAGLLHYCFLAAFCWMSLEGLELYFLVVRVFQGQGLRKRWLCLIGYGVPLLIVAISAAFYSEGYGRTTFCWLSFKYGFLWSFLGPVIFIVSCNAVIFVTTVWKLAQKFSEISPDMKKLKKARVLTITAIAQLFVLGCTWVFGLFLFNPHNWVLSYVFTILNCLQGLFLYLLHCLLNRKVREEYRKWACLIAGNKYSEFASSTTNTSHNQMTRALRPSESGM; from the exons CGCTGTGTGTCTTGCTCACTCTGTCGGAAGCCGAATCCCAGAACTCCGGGG GCTGTACCCGGTGGTGCCCTCGGAACGCCAGATGTGTTAATGCCACTGCCTGTCAATGCAAGCCGGGATTCAGTTCCTCCACTGAAGAGATCTTCAGCGACCTCACGGTGTCTTGTGATG ACATCAACGAGTGTGCGCCACCCACGAACGTGTTCTGCGGAAAACTCGCAGACTGCCAGAACGTGGAAGGGAGCTACTACTGCACATGCAGCCCAGGATATGCGCCCACCTCTGGGGCAAAAAAATTCTACAATGAGAGTGGGAACACGTGTCAAG ACGTGAATGAATGCACCTCGGGACAAAACCTGTGCCACAACTCCACCCACTGCCTCAACAAAGTGGGTAGCTATGAGTGCCAGTGCCGCCCGGGCTGGAAGCCGGTTCCCGGGTCCCCCAACGGCCCCACTGACACCGTCTGCGAAG ATGTGGACGAGTGCGGCTCCGGGCAGCCTCCCTGCCACGCGTCCACCATGTGCTTCAACACCGTGGGATCGTACAAGTGCCACTGCCGCCCAGGCTGGAAGCCCAGACCTGGGCTCCCGAATAACCAAAACATCACTGTCTGTGAAG AGACGCCCTTTACCCACTGGACCCCGCCCCCGGGCATCCGCAGCCGG actCTTTCCAACTTCTTCAACAAAGTCCAGGATCTCGGTAAAGACTTCAAGCCAGCCTCAGCCAAGGACATCATTCAG AACCTCATTAAGTTGGTGGACGAGCTGATGGAAGCCCGTGGGGACATGGACGACCTGGCCCCTCCCATCCGGCACCTGATAGCCACCCATCTGCTCTCGGGCCTCGAAGAAGTCCTGAGGGCCCTGGCCAAGACCTTGCCTGAAGAGCCCATCACCTACCGTTCCCCTTCGGGCACAG AACTGACCCTGATAATTCAGGAGCAGGGGAACAAGAATGTCACCATGGGTCAGAGCCACGCACGGATGCTACTGAACTGGGCTGTAGCAGCGAGAGCCGGGGACTCGG GCCCCACTGTGGCAGGCATCTTCTCCAGCCAGAACATGGAGAAACTGCTGGCCAATGCCTCCTTGGACCTGGAGCCCAAGAAGCAAGCCCAGCTGGAAGAGACCCATGAAAGTCCTGTCCACGGCGCCCAGGTCAGGATCCTCTCGGCCGTGAACTCTGTCTTTCTGAGCAACACCAACACGGAGAAACTGGCCTCTCCCATCACTTTTGCCTTCTCCCACAAA CACGAGACACCGGGGACTGGGGAGGAGCTCATCTGTGCCTTCTGGAAGGGTGACAGCAACATAAGTGGACACTGGGCCACCACAGGCTGCCGGATGTTGGGCAGCCGGAATGGCAGCACCACCTGCCAGTGCAGCCACCTGAGCAGCTTTGCCATCCTCATGGCGCACTACGACGTGCAG GACTGGAAGCTGGCCCTTATCACCAGGGTGGGACTGGCGCTGTCGCTGGTCTGTTTGCTGCTGTGCATTCTCACCTTCCTGCTGGTGCGGCCCATCCAGGGCTCGCGCACCACCATACACCTGCACCTGTGCATCTGCCTCTTCGTGGGCTCCGCCATCTTCCTGGCTGGCATCGAAAACCAAAGTGGCCAG GTAGGGCTGCGCTGCCGCCTGGTGGCCGGGCTGCTGCACTACTGCTTCCTGGCCGCCTTCTGCTGGATGAGCCTCGAAGGCCTGGAGCTCTACTTCCTCGTGGTGCGCGTGTTCCAGGGCCAGGGCCTCCGCAAGCGCTGGCTCTGCCTGATCGGCTATGGTGTGCCCCTGCTCATCGTCGCCATCTCGGCGGCCTTCTATAGCGAGGGCTACGGCCGCACCACCTT ctGCTGGTTGTCCTTTAAGTATGGCTTCCTCTGGAGCTTCCTGGGACCCGTGATCTTCATCGTTTCG TGCAATGCTGTCATCTTCGTGACTACTGTCTGGAAGCTGGCTCAGAAGTTTTCTGAAATCAGTCCGgacatgaagaaattaaagaaggccAG GGTGCTGACCATCACTGCCATCGCCCAGCTCTTCGTGTTGGGTTGCACCTGGGTCTTCGGCCTGTTCCTCTTCAACCCACACAACTGGGTGCTGTCCTACGTCTTCACCATCCTCAACTGCCTGCAGGGCCTCTTCCTGTACTTGCTGCACTGCCTGCTCAACCGGAAG GTGCGGGAAGAGTACCGGAAGTGGGCCTGCCTAATTGCTGGGAACAAGTACTCAGAGTTCGCCTCTTCCACAACTAACACAAGCCACAATCAGATGACTCGG GCCCTCAGGCCCTCAGAGTCCGGCATGTGA